The Flavobacterium sp. M31R6 nucleotide sequence TCCACTTGGAGCAGAAATTCGAATAAATAATAAAAAATTAAAAATAATTGGTGTTGTTAAGGATTTCAACTTATTAAGTCCTGAAGTAAAAGTACCACCAATTGTTTTTTGTCATCTCAAAACGATGAATATAGCAGGAAATATAGACAAAGTTTTCATAAAGCTGAATTCTGACAATGTGGAAAACACTATTGCTAATATTGAAAAATTATGGGCCACATTCGATACTGAGCATCCATTTAAATATGATTTTGTAGATAAACAGTATGCCAGAACTTATGAAAGTTACGTAAAACAGAAGAACCTTTTTTCATTGCTGAATGTAGTTGTAATTGGTATTGCGCTTTTTGGATTGCTTGCGTTGGCTTCCTATTCGATACAAAGACGCATGAAAGAAATTGCCATTAGAAAAACGCTTGGTGCCGAAACCAATACTTTGTTGAAAGAATTGTCAAAACAGTACATTTTATATTGCATCATCGGTTTTCTACTTGCATTATTTCCAGTGTATTATTTACTGAACAAATGGCTTGAAAATTTCTCTTTTAGAATAGATATGACTGTATTGCCATTCGTTTTCGGATTTATAATATTGTTGGTTTTAACATTGATAATTGTGCTGTCAAGAGCGTATCAGGCAACCAAAACAGACGTTTTGAAATATTTGAAATATGAATAATAAAAACTTTTTGACAATAGTCTTCCTACTATTTTGTGCTTTGGCAAGCGGGCAGGGAAACTCCTGGTCGCTCACAAAGTGCATAGATATGGCCTTGCAGAATAATCTCGAAATAAAAATCAGACAGCTTGAAATAAAAAGAACTCAAAAATCACAAAATTCAGTTTTAAACCGAATGTTACCCGTTGTCAATTTATACGGAGAACAAGGGTATAATTTTGGATCAAGTATTGACCCTTCAACTAACGGAAGGGTAAGCTCTAATTTTCAAAATGATAATTTCTATCTCAATGCCAAAACAAATCTGATTGATTTTAATGCTTTTGCAAATGCAAAAAAAGACAAAATCAATATTGAACTCGCCAAAGCAGAGAAAGAAGTGATTGAAAATGAATATAAATTGCAGCTTTTGGAAAGTTATTATCAGGCGCTTTATACGCAGGAATTATTGAAAATTCAAAAAGAGCAACTCAAACAAGCAACTTTAAACTTAGAAAGAGTGACCAAAGAAGTTGCCATTGGGAGCAAGCCCCAAAGTGATTTGTATGATATGCAATTGAGCTTTTCGGAAGAAGAAAACCGAAATTTAGAAACCGAACAGTTATACGGAATAAAAAAAACACAGTTGTTTCAACTGATGAATGTTGTGGATGTTGTAATTGATGAAGTGATTTTGGAACCTTATCTGAAAGAAAGACCAGCTTATATTGCTGAAAGTACGTCCTACAATCCTAAAATAAAGTTTGCTGAACTCAATTACCAAAGCAGTTTAAAATCAATAGGTTTGGAAAGGGCCAATAATTTGCCCGTATTGTCAGCCTATTATGGGTTTTCTACTTTTTATTATAAAACGCTAAGTCAGGCAAACACAAACACTGATAGTTTTAATAATCAATTAGCCGACAATAAAAGCCAGCAAGTAGGCATCCAGTTGAACGTTCCTATTTTTAATGGCTTTAGAAACAACAAAAAAATCGATGCATCGAAAATTGAAAGCGAAAAGACAAAATTAGTCATAGAACAGGAAAAGCAACAGCTGGATAAACAAGTGGCATTGGAAGAACAAAACAAAAAGAATTATTTGCAAATTCAGAATAAGTGGATGGAGAAGCTGCGATATGCCAAAGCCTCCCTAACCACTACTCAAGCCAAATTTGCCAGCGGAAAAATAGAAGCCATTGTATATTCATCAGTGAAAAATCAATTTCTTTCAGCAGAATATGAAGTTTTAAAAAATAACCTTCAACTGCAATATATTGACTTGAAAATCAATTTATTGAAAACAAATCATTTATAAAATGAAAACTAAAATTAAAAGCATTTACAATTTAAATTGTTAACGCCAACTTGTTTCAATCCTACAAGAAATGGTTTATAAATGATAGTGTATGGCCCACAAAACTTCTCAATTCCTTGAGAAGTTTTTTTAGATTGCAAAGTACAGTAGTGGGACGATACCGGCAAAAAGCCTAATCTTTCTGCTCCAAAAAATTATAAGTGAATGCACATGGCATGAAGTGCCTATAGCCATCTTAATTTTACGCCTCTTTTCTCTTCAGACACCTTCCTCTCGGCTCATCACCCTCATGAAGTACAATTTCGGAATGCAGGAATTGTGCGGCTTCTGCTGAATCTTTCACTTTGACAGCAGAGCGCTTTAACATTTCTGATTCAAACTCATTTAATACACTTTCCCTCAGTCCGGCTTTTCGCCATTGGGATAAAGGCCTGCACCCTCTTGTGATCCCTCGCGCCAGCGTAAGCGCATCCAGCACCGCCTGATTCGCCCCCTGACCTTTAAACGGACTCATTGGATGAGCCGCATCTCCAATCAGAGTCGCTTGTCCCGATTTCTGCAACAATTCTGAATCGAGTAATTCTCGATCATACACAGGATAACCAGAAATCTGAGCTTCGAGAGTAGCCGTTAAAATCTGAGGAATGGGATCGTGCCATTGCGTTCTGTGACACGCTTCTTCCTTGAGTGCTTTAGTTCCCTGAGCGCTTAACGCCTTAGCCTCTTCTTCCGGCATAGGAAAGCTAAGTTGCCACATCACCGAGTCTGATGTATAAGGCATTATGTAGATTCGCTCATTTCCATTGGCGGTTTGAAATACAGTGGCCGAGTCCAGCAAAGAACTATCAACACCTTCGAGAGCGCTCAAAGGGCAAATTCCCAATATCACAATACAACCTAAGTAACGCAATGGGGTAATATCCTCACCTATTAATAGTCTCCGCACCGAACTGCGAATACCATCGGCTCCAACCACAAGATCCGCTTTGCAGGTCTTCATCTCCCCGTTTACTTGAAAACTTAAATTGACACCTTCACCCTCACATTCTTTAAAGTCAATTAACTGGTGTCCCCACTGTACAATATCATGTCCGCCGAGCTGATCAAGCAATGCTAAGCGCAAAGATTGTCTTGCAATATGTACGTTTGTACGTTTCGGAGATGTTTTCACATCAGTCTGCATCCACTTTCTGATCCCCCATTCACCAATCACTTTTCCTTCTGTTGTATGCACCAGATGCCTTGTTGAAACCACCCCTTCTTCTAACGAGAAAACACCTAATCCCTCAATCGCTTTACTGGCTTGTTGCAAAGTGAGTCCGTAGCCCTGAGATCGGGCATCGAAGTGGTTATCGCGTTCATAAAGGGTAAAAGGGATTCCGCGGTGCAAACAGGCCACAGCCAAAGCCACACCTCCTATACCACCGCCAATAATAGCAACGTGTGGGTAGTTTTCTTTATCAACTATAGGATTACTGGCAGAATGAATTAACCCAGATCCGAAACAATTTAAGCATGAATTTAGGTGACTCTTAGGACGAACTGGAGTCGTCCCTTCTCCATTTGTTTTTTCAAATTGTTCGAGTTCCATCTGGTAGCGGAGTCTCACTTTCTTGCTGAGCCGTTGTTTCTTTTTGCCGTGTCCTTGACATTCCTGGCAAATAGTCCAGCTTACTCCTTCATTTTCCGCTTTTTTCACTTCCTCTTTTTTAACTTGATCTTGACTACTCGCTATGGAAAAAATTTAATTGATACTAAACCAATAGCAAAGCAATGATTTCCAATTTTATAACTTCAATGTTATTTGACGGAATAAATTTATATTTTTCAGCGTTTTCACCTTTGTAACAGGTGCGCAAATTTAAGACAAAAGATCACCAGTACAAAACTACTTTAGAATTTACAGAGAAAACGCCAAACACAATTGAATTAGCTTGATTCGTAAGAAGCAAAAAACTTCTCAAGAAATTGAGAAGTTTTTGCTTTACATTTTTATAAGATTACTATTCTCCCAGTCTTGCTAAAGCCTTTTGTTTTGATTTTTTTATCACACCACCTGTCACTTGGTTATTTTATTAGTGCAGGCAAAATATATTCTTCCATCATTTTATCCACTTGTGGATGTCCGTAAGGTCTGTTGTAAGCCTTTGCAGTAATAACAATTGTTAAAGGCAAATCTTTAAAAATAAATATTTTGCTCCCGCCATTTCCTGCACAATAAAACGTTTCATAATTTTTTCCGTTTACCGTATATGTTTTGTTCCAAAATAAGTAACCGTAAAACTCATCCACTCTTTCAGGAATCTGGATTTGTCTTGTAAATGTTTTGTTTACCCATTCAGCTGGCAAAATTTGCTGTCCTTTCCATTGCCCTTTATTTTTATACAATTGTCCAATCTTTGCAAATTCCAACGAAGTCATTTGTAAACCACCTGCTGTATTAACTACTTTTTGTGGTGTGTATTGCC carries:
- a CDS encoding NAD(P)/FAD-dependent oxidoreductase, giving the protein MKKAENEGVSWTICQECQGHGKKKQRLSKKVRLRYQMELEQFEKTNGEGTTPVRPKSHLNSCLNCFGSGLIHSASNPIVDKENYPHVAIIGGGIGGVALAVACLHRGIPFTLYERDNHFDARSQGYGLTLQQASKAIEGLGVFSLEEGVVSTRHLVHTTEGKVIGEWGIRKWMQTDVKTSPKRTNVHIARQSLRLALLDQLGGHDIVQWGHQLIDFKECEGEGVNLSFQVNGEMKTCKADLVVGADGIRSSVRRLLIGEDITPLRYLGCIVILGICPLSALEGVDSSLLDSATVFQTANGNERIYIMPYTSDSVMWQLSFPMPEEEAKALSAQGTKALKEEACHRTQWHDPIPQILTATLEAQISGYPVYDRELLDSELLQKSGQATLIGDAAHPMSPFKGQGANQAVLDALTLARGITRGCRPLSQWRKAGLRESVLNEFESEMLKRSAVKVKDSAEAAQFLHSEIVLHEGDEPRGRCLKRKEA
- a CDS encoding TolC family protein, which codes for MNNKNFLTIVFLLFCALASGQGNSWSLTKCIDMALQNNLEIKIRQLEIKRTQKSQNSVLNRMLPVVNLYGEQGYNFGSSIDPSTNGRVSSNFQNDNFYLNAKTNLIDFNAFANAKKDKINIELAKAEKEVIENEYKLQLLESYYQALYTQELLKIQKEQLKQATLNLERVTKEVAIGSKPQSDLYDMQLSFSEEENRNLETEQLYGIKKTQLFQLMNVVDVVIDEVILEPYLKERPAYIAESTSYNPKIKFAELNYQSSLKSIGLERANNLPVLSAYYGFSTFYYKTLSQANTNTDSFNNQLADNKSQQVGIQLNVPIFNGFRNNKKIDASKIESEKTKLVIEQEKQQLDKQVALEEQNKKNYLQIQNKWMEKLRYAKASLTTTQAKFASGKIEAIVYSSVKNQFLSAEYEVLKNNLQLQYIDLKINLLKTNHL